In Lacerta agilis isolate rLacAgi1 chromosome 1, rLacAgi1.pri, whole genome shotgun sequence, the following proteins share a genomic window:
- the LOC117052890 gene encoding tubulin alpha chain codes for MRECISVHVGQAGVQMGNTCWELYCLEHGIQPDGQMPSEKTIGGGDDSFTTFFCETGAGKHVPRAIFVDLEPTVIDEIRTGTYRQLFHPEQMITGKEDAANNYARGHYTIGKEIIDLVLDRIRKLADQCTGLQGFLVFHSFGGGTGSGFTSLLMERLSVDYGKKSKLEFAIYPAPQISTAVVEPYNSILTTHTTLEHSDCAFMVDNEAIYDICRRNLDIERPTYTNLNRLISQIVSSITASLRFDGALNVDLTEFQTNLVPYPRIHFPLATYAPVISAEKAYHEQLSVSEITNSCFEPANQMVKCDPRHGKYMACCLLYRGDVVPKDVNAAIAAIKTKRSIQFVDWCPTGFKVGINYQPPTAVPGGDLAKVQRAVCMLSNTTAIAEAWARLDHKFDLMYAKRAFVHWYVGEGMEEGEFSEAREDMAALEKDYEEVGIDSYEDEEEGEE; via the exons CGTGAGTGTATCTCAGTCCATGTTGGCCAGGCTGGCGTGCAGATGGGCAACACCTGCTGGGAGCTGTATTGCTTGGAACATGGGATTCAGCCAGATGGACAGATGCCAAGTGAGAAGACCATTGGCGGTGGGGATGACTCCTTCACTACCTTCTTCTGTGAAACTGGAGCTGGGAAGCATGTGCCCCGGGCTATCTTTGTGGACTTGGAACCCACCGTGATTG ATGAAATTCGTACTGGCACTTACCGCCAGCTCTTCCACCCAGAGCAGATGATCACTGGCAAAGAAGATGCTGCCAACAACTATGCCCGTGGGCACTACACCATTGGCAAAGAGATAATTGACTTGGTGTTGGACAGGATCCGGAAACTG GCTGACCAATGCACAGGGCTCCAGGGATTCCTCGTCTTCCACAGCTTTGGGGGAGGCACTGGCTCAGGATTCACCTCCCTGCTGATGGAACGGCTCTCGGTTGACTATGGCAAGAAGTCCAAGCTAGAATTTGCTATTTACCCAGCTCCTCAGATATCAACAGCTGTGGTTGAGCCCTACAACTCCATCCTcaccacacacaccacccttgaGCACTCAGACTGTGCCTTCATGGTGGACAATGAAGCCATCTATGATATCTGCCGCAGGAACCTGGACATCGAGCGCCCAACTTACACAAACCTCAACCGCCTTATCAGCCAGATTGTGTCCTCCATCACAGCCTCGCTTCGCTTTGATGGGGCGCTCAATGTGGACCTGACAGAGTTCCagaccaacctggtgccctacccTCGCATCCACTTCCCTCTGGCCACTTACGCCCCAGTCATCTCTGCAGAGAAGGCCTATCACGAGCAGCTTTCTGTATCAGAGATCACCAATTCTTGCTTTGAGCCAGCTAACCAGATGGTGAAATGTGACCCCCGCCATGGCAAATACATGGCCTGCTGCCTGTTGTATCGAGGTGATGTGGTGCCCAAGGATGTCAACGCTGCTATTGCTGCCATAAAGACCAAGCGCAGCATCCAGTTTGTGGACTGGTGCCCCACAGGTTTCAAGGTGGGCATCAACTACCAGCCTCCCACTGCAGTCCCAGGCGGAGACCTAGCCAAGGTGCAgcgggcagtgtgcatgctgagCAATACCACCGCCATTGCTGAGGCCTGGGCCCGCCTGGACCACAAGTTTGACCTGATGTACGCCAAGAGGGCTTTTGTCCACTGGTACGTAGGGGAAGGCATGGAAGAAGGGGAGTTCTCCGAGGCACGAGAAGACATGGCTGCCCTGGAGAAGGATTATGAAGAAGTGGGCATTGATTCATATGAGGatgaagaggagggagaagagtaG
- the STK16 gene encoding serine/threonine-protein kinase 16, with the protein MGQALCICSRGTITINNKRYLLIHRLGEGGFSYVDLVEGLHDGRFYALKRIICHDKDDRQEAMHEVEMHLLFEHPNILTLCAHAMVERGSKHEAWLLLPFLKRGTLWQEVETLRDKDAFMPEERILAILHGICRGLQAIHNKGYAHRDLKPTNVLLDDEDQPLLMDLGSMNQARIEVQSLREAMTVQDWAAQRCTISYRAPELFTVERECVIDERTDIWSLGCVLYCMMFGEGPYDMIFQKGDSVALAVQNQLTVPQNTRYSPALERLLSSTMVVNPQERPYIADIIGQLEAIQPPPTGQDMTRI; encoded by the exons ATGGGCCAAGCCCTATGTATCTGCTCAAGGGGAACCATCACCATCAATAACAAACGTTACCTTTTAATCCATAGACTTGGGGAAGG AGGTTTTAGCTATGTGGACCTAGTAGAGGGGCTGCACGATGGGCGCTTCTATGCACTGAAACGCATCATATGCCATGACAAGGATGATCGCCAGGAGGCCATGCATGAGGTAGAGATGCACCTTCTCTTTGAGCATCCCAACATCCTGACCCTGTGTGCACATGCCATGGTGGAGAGGGGATCCAAACACGAGGCCTGGCTCCTGTTGCCTTTCCTCAAG AGAGGGACCCTTTGGCAGGAAGTTGAAACTCTGAGAGATAAAGACGCCTTCATGCCGGAGGAGAGGATCCTGGCCATCCTTCATGGCATCTGCCGGGGCCTGCAGGCCATTCATAACAAGGGCTATGCACACAG AGACCTGAAGCCTACAAATGTGCTCCTGGATGATGAGGACCAACCGCTGCTGATGGACCTGGGCTCTATGAATCAGGCCCGCATTGAGGTGCAAAGCTTGCGGGAGGCCATGACTGTTCAG GACTGGGCTGCCCAACGTTGCACCATCTCATACAGAGCACCAGAGCTGTTCACTGTGGAGCGTGAATGTGTCATTGATGAACGTACTGACATCTGG TCCTTAGGCTGCGTTCTGTACTGTATGATGTTCGGAGAGGGGCCTTACGACATGATCTTCCAAAAGGGGGACAGTGTGGCTTTGGCGGTGCAGAACCAACTCACCGTGCCCCAGAATACCAG GTACTCGCCTGCTTTGGAACGCCTTCTCTCCTCGACGATGGTGGTGAATCCCCAAGAGCGCCCATACATTGCTGACATCATAGGCCAGCTTGAAGCGATACAGCCACCTCCCACCGGGCAGGACATGACACGCATCTGA